A part of Miscanthus floridulus cultivar M001 chromosome 6, ASM1932011v1, whole genome shotgun sequence genomic DNA contains:
- the LOC136458512 gene encoding DEAD-box ATP-dependent RNA helicase 26-like isoform X2: MSTSANPKPKRRRRGPPKQGPRYPMVATVGAMVAHEVGAEGPRRDARQGPAFPRVVATTTRGGGAGEQGADGVEGSASNADRSAHEAGGVDGTYLTETRFDQCAISPLSLKAIKDAGYERMTQVQEATLPIILQGKDVLAKAKTGTGKTVAFLLPAIEVLSALPRSTSINLLVMCPTRELANQVAAEAKKLLKYHRSLGVQVVIGGTRLPQEQRSMQANPCQILVATPGRLKDHLENTPGFSTRIKGVKVLVLDEADRLLDMGFRRDIEKIISFIPKERQTLLFSATVSEEVRQISHLAMRRDYDFINTVQEGDEETHAQVNQTYMIAPLDLHLPILYDVLKKHVAEDAEYKVIVFCTTAMVTKLVAEEIKGPYISQLRRICPWCRLSRCHTCHTGWSAS; this comes from the exons ATGTCGACCAGCGCCAACCCGAAGCCGAAGCGGCGGCGGAGGGGCCCGCCGAAGCAGGGCCCTAGGTACCCCATGGTGGCCACCGTGGGGGCAATGGTTGCCCACGAGGTGGGCGCCGAAGGGCCACGGAGGGACGCGAGGCAAGGACCTGCGTTCCCTAGGGTGGTCGCCACCACGACCAGGGGAGGTGGTGCCGGTGAGCAGGGCGCTGACGGAGTGGAGGGTTCGGCGTCGAACGCTGATAGGAGCGCTCACGAGGCAGGTGGCGTCGACGGCACGTACCTCACCGAGACACG GTTTGATCAATGTGCTATTTCTCCACTGTCGCTGAAAGCCATCAAAGATGCTGGATATGAAAGGATGACCCAGGTGCAGGAGGCTACTCTGCCAATAATTCTTCAAG GAAAGGATGTTCTTGCAAAAGCAAAGACAGGAACAGGAAAAACAGTTGCCTTTTTG CTTCCAGCCATCGAAGTTCTCTCTGCATTGCCTCGATCAACTTCTATAAATTTACTGGTGATGTGCCCTACCAGGGAGCTTGCAAACCAAGTGGCTGCTGAGGCAAAAAAGCTTCTCAAGTATCATCGCTCACTGGGTGTGCAGGTTGTAATAGGTGGCACACGGTTACCTCAAGAGCAACGGAGCATGCAAGCTAACCCATGTCAG ATTCTTGTTGCTACCCCTGGAAGGCTTAAGGATCATCTTGAGAACACGCCTGGATTCTCCACCCGAATTAAAGGTGTGAAGGTTCTTGTTCTTGATGAGGCTGACCGCCTGTTGGATATGGGATTCAGAAGAGACATTGAGAAAATAATTTCTTTCATCCCTAAAGAGAGGCAGACACTGCTGTTTTCTGCTACTGTTTCAGAAGAG GTCCGCCAAATTTCTCACCTTGCAATGAGAAGGGATTATGATTTCATTAACACTGTTCAAGAAGGCGATGAGGAGACACATGCCCAG GTAAACCAGACGTACATGATTGCACCTCTAGATCTGCACTTGCCCATATTGTATGATGTATTGAAGAAGCATGTTGCAGAAGATGCAGAATACAAA GTGATAGTATTCTGTACTACTGCAATGGTTACAAAACTTGTCGCTGAG GAAATCAAAGGGCCTTATATTAGTCAGCTCCGACGTATCTGCCCGTGGTGTAGATTATCCCGATGTCACACTTGTCATACAG GTTGGTCTGCCAGCTGA
- the LOC136458512 gene encoding DEAD-box ATP-dependent RNA helicase 26-like isoform X1, giving the protein MSTSANPKPKRRRRGPPKQGPRYPMVATVGAMVAHEVGAEGPRRDARQGPAFPRVVATTTRGGGAGEQGADGVEGSASNADRSAHEAGGVDGTYLTETRFDQCAISPLSLKAIKDAGYERMTQVQEATLPIILQGKDVLAKAKTGTGKTVAFLLPAIEVLSALPRSTSINLLVMCPTRELANQVAAEAKKLLKYHRSLGVQVVIGGTRLPQEQRSMQANPCQILVATPGRLKDHLENTPGFSTRIKGVKVLVLDEADRLLDMGFRRDIEKIISFIPKERQTLLFSATVSEEVRQISHLAMRRDYDFINTVQEGDEETHAQVNQTYMIAPLDLHLPILYDVLKKHVAEDAEYKVIVFCTTAMVTKLVAEVLSQLKLNIREIHSRKSQSARTKVSDEFRKSKGLILVSSDVSARGVDYPDVTLVIQVGLPADREQYIHRLGRTGRKGKEGQGILLLAPWEMHFLSTVNDLSISEAATPSVDSSIQAAVKDAFRRVEMKSKESAYQAWLGYYNSNKAISRDKARLVRLAEEFSQSMGLAVPPAIPKLILRKMGLSNVPGLRSS; this is encoded by the exons ATGTCGACCAGCGCCAACCCGAAGCCGAAGCGGCGGCGGAGGGGCCCGCCGAAGCAGGGCCCTAGGTACCCCATGGTGGCCACCGTGGGGGCAATGGTTGCCCACGAGGTGGGCGCCGAAGGGCCACGGAGGGACGCGAGGCAAGGACCTGCGTTCCCTAGGGTGGTCGCCACCACGACCAGGGGAGGTGGTGCCGGTGAGCAGGGCGCTGACGGAGTGGAGGGTTCGGCGTCGAACGCTGATAGGAGCGCTCACGAGGCAGGTGGCGTCGACGGCACGTACCTCACCGAGACACG GTTTGATCAATGTGCTATTTCTCCACTGTCGCTGAAAGCCATCAAAGATGCTGGATATGAAAGGATGACCCAGGTGCAGGAGGCTACTCTGCCAATAATTCTTCAAG GAAAGGATGTTCTTGCAAAAGCAAAGACAGGAACAGGAAAAACAGTTGCCTTTTTG CTTCCAGCCATCGAAGTTCTCTCTGCATTGCCTCGATCAACTTCTATAAATTTACTGGTGATGTGCCCTACCAGGGAGCTTGCAAACCAAGTGGCTGCTGAGGCAAAAAAGCTTCTCAAGTATCATCGCTCACTGGGTGTGCAGGTTGTAATAGGTGGCACACGGTTACCTCAAGAGCAACGGAGCATGCAAGCTAACCCATGTCAG ATTCTTGTTGCTACCCCTGGAAGGCTTAAGGATCATCTTGAGAACACGCCTGGATTCTCCACCCGAATTAAAGGTGTGAAGGTTCTTGTTCTTGATGAGGCTGACCGCCTGTTGGATATGGGATTCAGAAGAGACATTGAGAAAATAATTTCTTTCATCCCTAAAGAGAGGCAGACACTGCTGTTTTCTGCTACTGTTTCAGAAGAG GTCCGCCAAATTTCTCACCTTGCAATGAGAAGGGATTATGATTTCATTAACACTGTTCAAGAAGGCGATGAGGAGACACATGCCCAG GTAAACCAGACGTACATGATTGCACCTCTAGATCTGCACTTGCCCATATTGTATGATGTATTGAAGAAGCATGTTGCAGAAGATGCAGAATACAAA GTGATAGTATTCTGTACTACTGCAATGGTTACAAAACTTGTCGCTGAGGTACTCTCCCAGCTAAAACTGAATATAAGAGAGATTCATTCCAGAAAGTCGCAATCTGCAAGAACTAAGGTCTCAGATGAATTCAGGAAATCAAAGGGCCTTATATTAGTCAGCTCCGACGTATCTGCCCGTGGTGTAGATTATCCCGATGTCACACTTGTCATACAG GTTGGTCTGCCAGCTGATAGAGAACAGTATATACATAGACTAGGAAGGACTGGACGGAAAGGCAAGGAAGGGCAAGGCATCTTACTATTGGCTCCCTGGGAAATGCATTTTCTTAGTACAGTTAACGATTTGTCAATATCAGAGGCTGCAACACCTTCGGTTGATTCAAGCATTCAGGCAGCA GTCAAAGACGCATTCAGAAGAGTGGAGATGAAGAGCAAGGAATCAGCTTACCAGGCATGGTTGGGGTACTACAACTCAAACAAGGCCATCAGCAGAGACAAGGCCAGACTTGTGAGGCTGGCTGAAGAGTTCAGCCAGAGCATGGGGCTTGCAGTCCCGCCAGCCATTCCCAAACTCATTCTACGGAAGATGGGCCTTAGCAATGTTCCTGGGCTCCGGTCTTCGTAA